TCCTTGGTGCCTTCGATCACCTTCACGTTCACGGTGACGGTATCGCCAGCGCGGAGTTCAGGAAGGTCGGTCTTCAAGTTTTCGTTATGGATTGCTTCAATGTTCAGGGACATTTGTGTACCTCGTTTTTATTTGATGCCAAATTTAGTATCTTCTTCAAGATTTTTAAAGATGTCTGGGCGTCTTTCTTGCGTTCTTTTTAACGATTCTTGGCGCCTCCAGGCTTTAATGTTCGCGTGATGGCCCGAAAGGAGCACTTCGGGGACCTTTTTTCCTTCAAAAACTTCGGGTCGGGTATAGACCGGCCATCCCAGTACGCCCTGCGCAAAAGAGTCCGTTTCGCCGGATTCCTTGTTGCCGAGCGCCCCGTCCAGGAGTCTCACCACGGCATCCGTCACGAGCATGGCAGGCAGTTCGCCTCCGCTCACGACAAAATCGCCGATAGAAATCTCCAAGTCGACCTCGGACTGGCGGATGCGGTCGTCGATTCCCTTGTAGTGCCCGCAGACAAGTACCAGGTGGCTTTCTTTCGAAAGTTCCTTGGCCATCTTGTGGGTAAAGGGAACCCCGTCTGCAGTCAAGTAGATGACTTTACCGCCGTCTTCCTTGACACCCGTGCTGCGAATAGCGTTTGCGAGCGGTTCGGGCCTAATGACCATTCCCGGTTCGCCGCCATAGGGCACGTCGTCCACCTGGCCGTAATCGTTGATGGCAAAGTCGCGCAGGTAGACGGTATTGAATTCCATCAGACCTTTGCTCTGGGCGCGACCCATGATCGATTGCTTCATGGGGGCGAACATCTCGGGGAAGATGGTGATGCAGTCGATTCTCACCTTTCCTCCGGGCACAGGCTCTTGAGGTAGTCTGCGCTGAATACGATGTTCTTGCCATCTTCGTCCACGTCCAAGACACAGTCGTCTATCCAGGGGGCGAGGATTGTTTTCGCGGAAAATTCGCGTTGGAAGGCTGCATCGAACTTGATGTGAAATGCGTTCACGGTAGGCAGTTCTTCGACTTCAAGAACTTCGCCAATGTCGCGGCCGTCTTCCAGTTTTACGCGGAACCCTTCCAGATCGTCCAGGTAATATTGCCCTTCGGGGGCGGGGAGCCTCTCCGATTCGGGAATCATTACGTCTGCATTCACGAAATGGGTGAGCGATTCCGGCGTATCGTACCCCTTGAACTTGAGTAACCACAGATTGTTTGCAAGCCTGGAATCTTCCAGAGTCAATTGGACCTGTTCACCATTGGTCTTCTTTAGCATCACATCCTTAAGCTGCTCGTGACGTGTTAGGTCGTGAGTGAATGGCATCGCCTTGATGTAGCCCTTGACGCCATGAGTGCGCATGAGCTGGCATACGGTGATGTATTCTTCGGATTCAGACATGAAAGACTTAGTGGGGTTTTGAATCGGTGGAAGGCGGTTGCCCTTGTTCAAGCGGCTTTTGCTGCATAAAAAAGTCCCGCGTTGTTTGGCGCGAGACTCTTTATAAAGCGAAAATTATGCTTCGGCGGCAGGAGCTTCAGCGGCCGGTGCTTCGGCAGCGGCAGCGGCTTCAGCAGCAGCGGCTTCCTTGGCAGCCTTTTCAGCTTCGATCTTGGCGAGAGCCTTAGGACCGAGCTTGGCCTTCTTGGCCTTTTCAGCACGCGGAGTAGCGGTCTTGCCTTCGATAGAACGGCCGGCGCGGATTTCGTGGAACAAGTCCATGATGCCGACCTTCTTGAGGAGGCTGCGAACGGTGTCAGACGGCTGTGCACCGGTCTGGAGCCACTTGAGGACCTTTTCCTGTTCGAACTTGATTTCCGGAGTCTTGGAATTCGGGTTGTAGAAACCCACCTGTTCGATAAAGCTATCGTCGCGAGCCTTGCGGGAATCAATCACCACGGCGCGGTAGATGGGGTTGTGACGCTTGCCGAAACGAGCGAGACGGATAACGGTTGCCATTTTAACCTCTTATTTGTTTGTTCCCCTTTGCGGGGAAATGGGGTTTGTTTTATTGTTTTGGGCCAAATATAGCAAAAGAATCTTGTTTGTAAAGGACGGCAATGTAAAATTTTTCCGTTCTTTACAAACAAATTAATTGAATTTTAAAGGCGTAAATTCGCAAAAATGCAGTTTTCCGGTAAATTTCGCCAAATTTAGGCCATAAAAAGCACCCCATGAATGACAAAGCCCCCGGGGGTTAACCGGGGGCTTGAAAGTCCTAATTGAGGACTGAACTACTCTTTATCCTTGCTTTCGCTGTCGTCGCCGTGAGCAACAAAGCCCCAGGCGTTAAGCTGGGGCGGTTGCGAGAGAATCGGCTCAGTGGTACGTACTTAGTCTTCTTTAGCCGATTCGGTCTCTTTACAACAAGGACAATGGTAGCAGTCACCCGTTTCGGCGTAGTCCTTACCGCTCCAGCAGTAGGTGCAGAGCTGTTCGGCGGGGAGACCGATAGCGTGAATCAGGTCGTCGATGCGCTGGAACGCAAGAGTCGTCAGGTTCAGCTTCTGGCGGATGTATTCCACCATTCCCTTGTAGGCTTCGCCATCGGGATTGGTGTACTTGTCCAAATCGGGATTTTCGCCTTCCTGGTCGCGGATGTAGCGACGGGTAATCAGGTCGTATTCGTTCTTGGAACGAGAGAAGTTGATGAATTTGCAGGGGAAAACCAGCGGCGGGCAAGCGATACGCATGTGGGTTTCTTTACAGCCCAAGGAGTAGAGCTTCTGAGCCTGCTTACCGAGCTGGGTACCGCGTACGATGGAGTCGTCGCAGAACACCAGGCGGCGGTCCTTGATGAGTCCCGGAATCGGAATCAGCTTCATGGATGCCACGCGTTCGCGCTGCTTCTGGTCCTGCGGCATAAAGGAACGGGCCCAAGTCGGCGTGTATTTCACGAACGGGCGGGCGAACTTGATGCCGGCTTCGTGAGCGTAACCGAGGGCGTGGGACGTACCGGAGTCAGGAATACCGCAGGCGGCGTCTGCTTCGGTGGGGGTGCGCTTTGCAAGGGCAGAACCGCAGCGGTAGCGGGTCATTTCCACATTGCGGCCTTCGTAAGTGGATGCCGGATAGCCGTAGTAAACCCAGAGGAACGAGCAGATAGCCATCTTCTTGCCCGGAGCAACGAGCGTCTTGTCGCCATCCGGTGTGAGTTCGGCGATTTCGCCCGGACCCATGTCGCGGACATATTCAAAGCCGAGGTTATGGAGAGCGCAGCTTTCTTGCAGGGCGATCATGGCGCCGTCTTTCTTGCCGAGCACGATTGCCGTACGGCCCCACTTGTCGCGGCTGGCGTAGAACTTGCCGTTTTCGTCCATCAAAAGAACGGAGCAGCTACCCTTGATTTTTTCTTGTACGTACTTGAGACCATCGACAATGGAATCCTGCGTTGCAATCAGGGCGGACACCACTTCGGTCGGTCCGACCATTCCGCTAGTTGTGGAATACTGGAGCTGCATGCAGTTGTTCTTGAACAGCTCGTTCTTAATTTCTTCGATATTCGTAATCAAGCCGACGGTCACGATAGCGAACGTGCCGAGCTTGGATGTCATGACGAGCGGCTGCGGGTCAGTATCCGAAATAACGCCGATACCTACGTTTCCTGCAAAAGAGGGCAAGTCATGTTCAAACTTGCTGCGGAACGGGGTGTTCTGGATATTGTGGATTGAACGATGGAAGTGTCCGTTGGCCTTGAGAACAGCCAAACCGCCACGGTGGGTTCCAAGGTGTGAATGGTAGTCGGTTCCGAAGAAGAGATCGCTTACGCAATCTTCTTTAGAAACAACACCGCAAAAGCCGCCCATAAATACTCCTTGAGTGATTGGGGAAAATTTGAATTCAAAGGTAGAAATTTTGTGCGACTTGTTAAGCCGTAAAAACATAATTATTACTTTCAATCTCAAAACCATCTTTAACTATTCATTCTACCTCCATATCCAATATCCATTATTCATTATTCATTATTCATTACTCATTACTCATTACTCATCCCTCACTTCACACCCCACACCTCACACCTCACACCTCACACCTCACATCTCACATCCCTTCGGCTACTGCACATCTGTTTAGGTAGTGGCGTTTCGGCCTCTTTCGGGATTATTTTTATAGGAAATCCGGAAAAATGTTTGATTTTCCTTAAAATTTTATTAATTTATAGAACGTAAAGTTTCTAAAACGGTTTGCCGATGGATTCGCTTTTGTCTATAGAAGATATTTCGATGGCTCTCTCGCTCGATTACGAGTGCGTGTTTTTTGTCGATATAGAAAGCGATAACTACGCCATGTTTGCGTTCAGCGGGAACCATAAAAACCTTGAATTGAACGAAACGAGTAATTTCTGGGCCGATTCCCGCGTAAACTTGGAAACGGTTGTCTATGAAGATGACAAGGCCTGGTTTGCTGAAAATATTGCTACTAAAGAAAAGCTTGTCGCTTCTGTACAGAACGGAAATACCTTTAGAGGAAAGTATCGCATTGTTGCGAATGGAACCCCGGTTTGGTATTCCATGAAGGTTGTTCGTGGGCAGG
The sequence above is a segment of the uncultured Fibrobacter sp. genome. Coding sequences within it:
- a CDS encoding 50S ribosomal protein L19, yielding MSLNIEAIHNENLKTDLPELRAGDTVTVNVKVIEGTK
- the trmD gene encoding tRNA (guanosine(37)-N1)-methyltransferase TrmD gives rise to the protein MRIDCITIFPEMFAPMKQSIMGRAQSKGLMEFNTVYLRDFAINDYGQVDDVPYGGEPGMVIRPEPLANAIRSTGVKEDGGKVIYLTADGVPFTHKMAKELSKESHLVLVCGHYKGIDDRIRQSEVDLEISIGDFVVSGGELPAMLVTDAVVRLLDGALGNKESGETDSFAQGVLGWPVYTRPEVFEGKKVPEVLLSGHHANIKAWRRQESLKRTQERRPDIFKNLEEDTKFGIK
- the rimM gene encoding ribosome maturation factor RimM (Essential for efficient processing of 16S rRNA), giving the protein MSESEEYITVCQLMRTHGVKGYIKAMPFTHDLTRHEQLKDVMLKKTNGEQVQLTLEDSRLANNLWLLKFKGYDTPESLTHFVNADVMIPESERLPAPEGQYYLDDLEGFRVKLEDGRDIGEVLEVEELPTVNAFHIKFDAAFQREFSAKTILAPWIDDCVLDVDEDGKNIVFSADYLKSLCPEER
- the rpsP gene encoding 30S ribosomal protein S16 → MATVIRLARFGKRHNPIYRAVVIDSRKARDDSFIEQVGFYNPNSKTPEIKFEQEKVLKWLQTGAQPSDTVRSLLKKVGIMDLFHEIRAGRSIEGKTATPRAEKAKKAKLGPKALAKIEAEKAAKEAAAAEAAAAAEAPAAEAPAAEA
- a CDS encoding amidophosphoribosyltransferase, whose translation is MGGFCGVVSKEDCVSDLFFGTDYHSHLGTHRGGLAVLKANGHFHRSIHNIQNTPFRSKFEHDLPSFAGNVGIGVISDTDPQPLVMTSKLGTFAIVTVGLITNIEEIKNELFKNNCMQLQYSTTSGMVGPTEVVSALIATQDSIVDGLKYVQEKIKGSCSVLLMDENGKFYASRDKWGRTAIVLGKKDGAMIALQESCALHNLGFEYVRDMGPGEIAELTPDGDKTLVAPGKKMAICSFLWVYYGYPASTYEGRNVEMTRYRCGSALAKRTPTEADAACGIPDSGTSHALGYAHEAGIKFARPFVKYTPTWARSFMPQDQKQRERVASMKLIPIPGLIKDRRLVFCDDSIVRGTQLGKQAQKLYSLGCKETHMRIACPPLVFPCKFINFSRSKNEYDLITRRYIRDQEGENPDLDKYTNPDGEAYKGMVEYIRQKLNLTTLAFQRIDDLIHAIGLPAEQLCTYCWSGKDYAETGDCYHCPCCKETESAKED